The Gemmatimonadaceae bacterium genome has a window encoding:
- a CDS encoding MlaD family protein: protein MASKVHWSELKIGLLCVAGVTVAVLSILLFARVGALHGDTETLYVTVDHAPGVLKGTDVWLLGRKVGLVKNITFRPVTVDTLHRLAIETEIMADRFHLIRKNSFGDIRAGGNLIGSPVVYIGGGTAAAPPVKSGDTIAALVGGKPGIDDQIDTLAAGLVRVADSTGRLLRLMSDRTTSIGQFRSTGMASMRSAHAVSADIMNRATKGSGTLALAHRGALGDRIRRVMAQTDSIKLLVSSGSGNVGRFRRDSTLMREIASVRAEVDSLRRIFSTEGGGVSRLRSDTALKRAMGQARANLDSLMIDLRKHPLRYLSF, encoded by the coding sequence ATGGCATCGAAGGTCCACTGGAGCGAGCTGAAGATCGGTCTGCTCTGCGTTGCGGGAGTTACCGTCGCCGTCCTCTCCATCCTCCTGTTCGCCCGCGTAGGCGCGCTGCACGGCGATACCGAGACACTCTACGTCACGGTCGACCACGCTCCAGGCGTTCTCAAGGGGACTGACGTGTGGCTGCTCGGCCGGAAAGTCGGGCTGGTGAAGAACATCACGTTTCGGCCGGTCACGGTGGACACGCTCCACCGGCTCGCCATCGAGACGGAAATCATGGCCGACCGTTTCCACCTGATCCGGAAAAACTCGTTCGGCGACATACGCGCCGGCGGAAATCTCATCGGCAGTCCGGTGGTCTACATCGGTGGGGGCACAGCGGCAGCTCCACCGGTGAAAAGCGGTGACACGATCGCGGCACTCGTCGGAGGAAAGCCAGGCATCGACGACCAGATCGACACGCTTGCCGCGGGACTCGTCCGCGTCGCTGACAGCACGGGGAGGCTCCTGCGGCTGATGAGCGATCGCACGACCAGTATCGGCCAGTTCCGATCGACCGGCATGGCCTCGATGCGCTCCGCCCATGCCGTGAGCGCGGATATCATGAACCGCGCGACTAAGGGAAGTGGAACGCTCGCACTCGCCCATCGCGGTGCACTGGGCGACCGTATTCGCCGGGTGATGGCGCAGACGGATTCGATCAAGCTTCTGGTATCGTCCGGAAGCGGCAACGTCGGGCGCTTCCGCCGCGATTCCACTTTGATGCGGGAAATCGCCAGTGTAAGAGCGGAAGTCGATTCGCTTCGCCGGATCTTTTCGACCGAGGGCGGAGGCGTCTCGCGCCTGCGCTCCGACACCGCGTTGAAGCGCGCGATGGGGCAGGCTCGGGCAAACCTCGACTCGCTCATGATCGACCTCAGGAAGCATCCGTTGAGATACCTGTCGTTTTGA
- the ruvX gene encoding Holliday junction resolvase RuvX produces the protein MTSALGRYLAVDYGEKRVGLAISDPLGMIASPAGFIVRRAGKRPPVAEIIRRATALEARGFVLGLPLDQNGDETSWTREVRAVGAELGKRTGLPVRFVDERFTTAASLRAVREMGGSTRGRKGDVDAMAAAILLRHALDLPE, from the coding sequence ATGACTTCGGCGCTCGGCAGATATCTGGCTGTGGACTACGGAGAGAAGCGTGTGGGACTGGCCATCAGCGATCCGCTCGGGATGATTGCGTCACCCGCGGGTTTCATCGTGCGTCGCGCCGGTAAGCGCCCTCCCGTGGCGGAGATTATCAGACGCGCCACCGCGCTCGAGGCACGGGGCTTTGTGCTCGGGCTCCCGCTCGATCAGAACGGAGACGAAACATCGTGGACGCGCGAAGTGAGAGCCGTCGGCGCCGAGCTTGGCAAACGCACTGGACTGCCCGTGCGATTCGTCGACGAGAGATTCACGACTGCAGCTTCTCTGCGCGCAGTGCGCGAGATGGGTGGATCGACGCGCGGACGAAAAGGTGACGTCGATGCGATGGCCGCAGCGATTCTGCTGAGACATGCGCTCGACTTGCCGGAGTAG
- the rho gene encoding transcription termination factor Rho gives MDIAELKRKSVTELQDMADGLKIAGTSVVTKPELIFRIEQNLLDSDVALHGEGVLEILPEGYGFLRSQDYSYLAGPDDIYVSPSQIKRFGLLTGDLVRGQVRPPKAWEKYLALLKVESVNGLDPEMAKSRVPFDNLRPRYPDTRLRLESKDGDLSMRVVDIFAPIGKGQRGIIVSPPRAGKTILLQKIANSISENHPEVTIIMLLIDERPEEVTEMIASTVRTEVISSTFDEGAARHVQVADMVLEKAKRLVESGKDVVILLDSLTRFARAHNAMAPQSGKILSGGVDAAGLHKPKRFFGSARKIDGGGSMTIIATALTETGSRMDDVIFEEFKGTGNMELVLDRKIADRRVFPAIDIFKSGTRKEELLLTQAEMNRVFLLRQFLSDMPEAEAVEFLLRQMKKSKNNAEFFQQMAQGS, from the coding sequence GTGGACATCGCAGAGCTCAAGCGCAAATCAGTAACCGAGCTGCAGGACATGGCCGACGGTCTCAAGATCGCCGGAACGTCGGTCGTCACTAAGCCTGAGCTGATTTTTCGTATCGAGCAAAACCTGCTCGACTCGGATGTCGCGCTGCACGGCGAAGGCGTGCTCGAGATACTGCCCGAGGGTTACGGATTCCTGCGGAGTCAGGACTACAGCTATCTCGCCGGACCCGACGACATCTACGTCTCACCGTCCCAGATCAAGCGCTTCGGCCTGCTGACGGGGGATCTGGTCAGAGGACAAGTCCGGCCGCCAAAGGCCTGGGAGAAATACCTCGCGCTGCTCAAGGTGGAGAGCGTCAACGGGCTCGACCCGGAGATGGCGAAGTCGCGGGTGCCGTTCGACAACCTTCGGCCGCGCTATCCGGATACACGTCTTCGCCTCGAGTCGAAGGACGGCGACCTCTCGATGCGCGTGGTGGACATCTTCGCTCCGATCGGCAAGGGCCAGCGCGGAATCATCGTCTCGCCGCCGCGCGCCGGGAAAACGATACTCCTCCAGAAAATCGCCAACTCCATTTCGGAGAACCATCCGGAAGTCACGATCATCATGCTGCTGATCGATGAGCGGCCCGAGGAAGTCACGGAGATGATCGCCAGCACGGTTCGCACTGAAGTCATCAGCTCGACCTTCGACGAGGGTGCCGCGCGGCACGTTCAGGTCGCGGACATGGTTCTGGAAAAGGCAAAGCGTCTCGTCGAGAGCGGCAAGGACGTGGTGATTCTTCTCGATTCGCTCACTCGATTTGCGCGTGCGCACAACGCGATGGCACCGCAGTCCGGGAAGATTCTCTCCGGCGGCGTCGATGCCGCAGGCCTTCACAAGCCAAAGCGTTTTTTCGGCAGCGCGCGAAAGATCGACGGAGGAGGATCGATGACGATCATCGCGACCGCGCTTACGGAGACCGGATCACGCATGGACGACGTGATTTTCGAGGAGTTCAAGGGAACCGGCAACATGGAGCTCGTTCTCGACAGGAAGATCGCCGACCGGAGAGTCTTCCCGGCAATCGACATCTTCAAGTCCGGAACGAGAAAGGAAGAGCTTCTTCTCACCCAGGCCGAGATGAACCGCGTCTTTCTGCTCCGCCAGTTTCTCTCGGATATGCCGGAAGCGGAAGCGGTGGAATTCCTCTTGCGACAGATGAAGAAATCGAAGAACAACGCCGAGTTCTTCCAGCAGATGGCGCAGGGGAGTTGA
- the thiE gene encoding thiamine phosphate synthase encodes MIDPATIRLIAITDHIRDGKSGLIARAAAAAHGGATCIQLRLKDVPARDLVGVARELVRAVGVPVIVNDRADVAIAAGAAGVHLGPDDVPPSAIRRMAPLEFIIGASVGNDAEVAGSAGADYVGIGPFFATGSKDDAGAPLGPEGFSRLAQLVGLPAVGIGGVTAENAAVPIAAGAYGVASIAGVFGSSDPAAAARRLRSAIET; translated from the coding sequence GTGATAGATCCCGCGACGATACGACTCATCGCGATCACCGACCATATCCGCGACGGTAAAAGCGGATTGATCGCGCGCGCGGCCGCTGCTGCGCATGGCGGAGCAACGTGCATTCAGCTCCGCCTGAAGGACGTTCCGGCGAGGGATCTCGTTGGCGTTGCGCGAGAGCTCGTGCGCGCCGTTGGGGTTCCGGTGATTGTCAACGATCGCGCCGACGTGGCGATAGCAGCGGGGGCCGCAGGGGTTCATCTGGGGCCGGACGATGTCCCTCCTTCCGCGATCAGAAGGATGGCGCCTCTCGAGTTCATCATTGGCGCATCGGTCGGCAATGATGCCGAAGTCGCTGGGTCTGCAGGCGCAGACTATGTCGGGATCGGGCCCTTCTTCGCGACGGGCTCGAAGGACGATGCCGGAGCACCGCTCGGACCGGAAGGATTTTCCCGGCTCGCGCAATTGGTGGGGCTCCCTGCCGTGGGCATTGGCGGCGTCACGGCTGAGAATGCAGCTGTCCCGATTGCCGCCGGTGCGTATGGAGTCGCTTCTATCGCGGGGGTTTTCGGCTCGAGCGACCCTGCCGCGGCCGCGCGGCGGCTCCGCTCCGCCATCGAAACTTGA
- a CDS encoding HD domain-containing phosphohydrolase, with product MPRAVALGIGLAAGGLVIRERRFRIRAERLGAATLETLLATIDANDAVTGAHVRRVADYALILAEAAELDERKRRSVERVALFHDIGKIHEAINDIFHDRSRLTPSEWRAVMTHPRRGADVLEPLRPFYPDLAEGVLSHHERWDGTGYPRQLKGRRIPMTARVVALADTFDAVTHERRYSQARSIAEATKVLLEGRGTQFDPDLVDLFVSPPVMDLIGARMAAKERPAGKHHRRSNKLISDSVPDLKFRWRSGAAARPRQGRSSRKPPR from the coding sequence ATGCCTAGAGCTGTCGCACTCGGTATAGGTCTCGCTGCCGGCGGGCTGGTGATCCGAGAGCGGCGATTCCGGATACGCGCGGAACGACTTGGCGCCGCCACGCTCGAAACCCTGCTGGCGACAATCGACGCCAACGACGCCGTCACCGGCGCGCATGTTCGGCGCGTCGCCGATTACGCGCTGATACTAGCCGAAGCGGCCGAGCTCGATGAGCGAAAGCGGCGCAGCGTCGAGCGGGTCGCGCTCTTTCACGACATCGGCAAAATCCACGAGGCGATCAATGACATCTTTCACGACAGGAGTCGCCTGACGCCGAGTGAGTGGCGGGCGGTGATGACGCATCCACGCCGAGGCGCGGATGTACTGGAGCCGCTTCGACCATTCTATCCCGATCTGGCTGAAGGAGTCCTCTCTCACCACGAGCGATGGGATGGGACAGGCTACCCTCGGCAGCTCAAGGGACGGCGCATCCCTATGACCGCGCGGGTCGTCGCTCTCGCCGACACGTTCGATGCAGTCACTCACGAGCGCCGATACAGCCAAGCCCGCAGCATTGCCGAAGCGACGAAGGTGCTACTCGAGGGCCGCGGGACTCAGTTCGATCCGGATCTCGTGGACCTGTTCGTCAGCCCGCCGGTGATGGATCTGATTGGTGCCAGGATGGCGGCAAAGGAGAGGCCGGCCGGCAAGCACCACCGTCGCTCAAACAAGCTGATCAGCGATAGCGTGCCCGACCTCAAGTTTCGATGGCGGAGCGGAGCCGCCGCGCGGCCGCGGCAGGGTCGCTCGAGCCGAAAACCCCCGCGATAG
- the mltG gene encoding endolytic transglycosylase MltG, with protein MAAVLLTACGSPTGPAIRVIVPKGASFATATDSLEKAGIVSSPFFFKALARVKGDDRNIKPGTYLLKRGTPWTEILRALNGGHGLVNTITIPEGFNLNQIAPLLARTLQVPVDSVTAAVRDTVLLRRLDIPTPNLEGYLFPDTYAFPDGTTARQAVGEMVRRFEREWKPDWNLQLSTLGMNRHEIVTLASIIEEEAKRAEERPVISAVYHNRLREKMLLQADPTVQYALGRHTPRLLYKDLLVESPYNTYVHAGLPPGPISSPGGASLLAALNPAKVSYRYFVAHSDGHHEFRNTLAEHEIARRMVR; from the coding sequence ATGGCGGCGGTCCTGCTCACTGCGTGCGGCAGCCCCACCGGCCCGGCAATCCGCGTGATCGTTCCAAAGGGAGCAAGCTTTGCCACGGCGACTGATTCTCTGGAGAAAGCAGGAATCGTGAGTTCTCCGTTTTTCTTCAAAGCACTTGCGCGCGTGAAAGGTGATGACCGCAACATCAAGCCGGGGACCTATCTCCTGAAGCGCGGAACTCCATGGACGGAGATCCTGCGTGCGCTGAACGGCGGGCACGGACTGGTCAACACGATCACGATTCCGGAAGGGTTCAACCTCAACCAGATAGCGCCGCTCCTCGCGCGTACACTTCAGGTTCCCGTGGATTCAGTCACGGCTGCAGTCCGCGACACGGTACTGCTCCGTCGGCTCGATATTCCGACGCCGAATCTCGAGGGGTACCTGTTCCCTGATACGTACGCTTTTCCGGATGGCACGACCGCGCGTCAGGCGGTCGGCGAGATGGTACGTCGATTCGAGCGCGAGTGGAAACCTGATTGGAACCTGCAGCTCTCGACTCTGGGGATGAACCGGCATGAAATCGTGACACTCGCCTCGATCATCGAAGAGGAAGCAAAGCGAGCGGAAGAGCGTCCGGTGATCTCTGCCGTGTATCACAACCGGCTGCGGGAGAAGATGCTTCTTCAGGCTGATCCGACCGTCCAGTACGCTCTCGGCCGTCACACTCCTCGCCTGCTGTACAAGGACCTCCTGGTAGAGTCGCCGTACAACACTTACGTACACGCGGGACTTCCACCTGGCCCGATTTCGTCACCCGGCGGCGCCAGCCTCCTTGCGGCGCTCAATCCCGCGAAGGTTTCCTACCGCTATTTCGTCGCCCACTCGGACGGTCATCACGAATTCCGAAACACGCTCGCCGAGCACGAGATCGCCAGACGCATGGTCCGGTGA